Within Micromonospora narathiwatensis, the genomic segment AGGGCCTGCCGCCGGTACTCGGCGTACCGCTCCAGTTTGTCGCGGAAGGCGGCGAAGGTGAACGGCTTGAGCAGGTAGTGGGTCACCCCGAGGGAGACTGCGGTGCGGACCATCGCCAGGTCCCGCGCCGAGGTCACCGCCAGCACGTCGACGCTGCTGCCCGCCGCCCGCAGCGCCCGGCACACCTCCAGGCCGTGCAGGTCGGGCAGGCGGAAGTCCAACAGTACGAGGTCGACGTCGGCCCCGCCCCGGTGCCGCAGCGCCGCCATCGCCTCCCGCGCGGTGTGCGCCACCCCGGTCACCACGAAACCGGGCACCCGCTCCGTGTACGCCCGGTGCGCCTCGGCCAGCAGCGGCTCGTCCTCCACCACCAGCACCCGGATGTCGTTCATGTGTCCGCCCCGCTCCGTCCGGCGGACGCCCGAGGCCCCGCCGCGTCGCGCCCGCTGACCCGCGCCTCCGTCCTCGCCGGCAGCCGGACGGTGAACACCGTCTCGCCGTCCTCGGTGCGCTCGACGTCGGACGTGCCGCCGTGGCGGTGGACGACCTGCCCGACCAGTGCCAGGCCCAGCCCCCGGCCGGCGCTCTTGGTGGACCAGCCGCGCCGGAACGCGTCGGCCACCCGCTCCGGGGCCAGCCCGGGGCCGTTGTCGCCGACCCGGACCACGATCTCGTCCGCGGTGGCGCCGACGAACACCCGGACCCGGCGCGGCGGTGGCGTGCCGGCCACCGCCTCGAGGGCGTTGTCGACCAGGTTGCCCACGACGGTGAGCAGGTCGGTGGTGGGCAGCGGGCTGTCGTCGAGCCGGCAGTCGGGCTCGATCACCAGGTCCACGCCGCGCTCGCCGGCCTGCGCCGACTTGCCGAGCAGCAGTGCGGCCAGCGCCGGTTCGGTCACCGCGCCGACCACCCGGTCGGCGAGCTGCTGGGCGAGCGCCAGGTCCCGGGTGGCGAGCCGGACCGCCTCGTCGGTGCGGCCCAGTTCCACCAGGGTCAGCACGGTGTGCAGCCGGTTGGCCGACTCGTGGGTCTGCGCCCGCAACGCGTCGGTGAGCGCCCGTACCGAGTCGAGTTCGCTGGCCAGGTTGCGCAGCTCGGTCTGGTCGCGCAGGGTCAGCACGGTGCCGAGCACCGCCCCCTCGAAGCGGGTGGTCCGCTGGTTGACCACCAGCACCCGGTCACCGGCGAGGATCGGCTCGTCGTACGCGTCCCGGCCGGAGTCGAGCAGCTCGGCGACTGCGGGCGGCAGGTCGATCCCGGCCACCGGCCGGTCGGTCAGCGCAGTGTCCTCGTCCAGCCCGAGCAGCCGGCGGCCCTCGTCGTTGACCAGCGCCACCCGGCGGTCCCGGGTCAGCACCAGCAGCCCCTCC encodes:
- a CDS encoding response regulator, whose translation is MNDIRVLVVEDEPLLAEAHRAYTERVPGFVVTGVAHTAREAMAALRHRGGADVDLVLLDFRLPDLHGLEVCRALRAAGSSVDVLAVTSARDLAMVRTAVSLGVTHYLLKPFTFAAFRDKLERYAEYRRQALAKDEVVAQHEVDRMFATLRGADRHTLPKGLDEQTLHRVLSALDGGGLSATEVSQRTGISRVTARRYLEYLVSADRAARAPRYGTPGRPEVEYRPL
- a CDS encoding ATP-binding protein — its product is MARRRQWSIAGQLFALQAVVVTLLVLAGLAGAVWLARSDSRQSAEDEVLAVAQTVARSPDVHAALTTADPAATIQPYAEATRGDTGTDFVVVMAPDRTRYSHPDPDLIGQPFIGDIGPALAGEPFVTTNVGTLGESVRAVVPVYDDEHRIIGLVSVGITTKAINRKLLGQLPVLLGAAVPALALAATGSWLLSRRLRRQTHGLGPRQMTRMYEYYDAVLHSVREGLLVLTRDRRVALVNDEGRRLLGLDEDTALTDRPVAGIDLPPAVAELLDSGRDAYDEPILAGDRVLVVNQRTTRFEGAVLGTVLTLRDQTELRNLASELDSVRALTDALRAQTHESANRLHTVLTLVELGRTDEAVRLATRDLALAQQLADRVVGAVTEPALAALLLGKSAQAGERGVDLVIEPDCRLDDSPLPTTDLLTVVGNLVDNALEAVAGTPPPRRVRVFVGATADEIVVRVGDNGPGLAPERVADAFRRGWSTKSAGRGLGLALVGQVVHRHGGTSDVERTEDGETVFTVRLPARTEARVSGRDAAGPRASAGRSGADT